Proteins from one Oryza sativa Japonica Group chromosome 12, ASM3414082v1 genomic window:
- the LOC4352301 gene encoding probable WRKY transcription factor 3: protein MSARPPPPPRPRLALPPRSAAESLFTGAGDASPGPLTLASALFPSDPDGGGGGGGVMTSSSSSAAGATSFTQLLIGNLSAPPPPPPPPQQQQQREAARGGGVARAGPALSVAPPPTAGSVFTVPPGLSPSGLLDSPGLLFSPAMGGFGMSHREALAQVTAQASHSPLRMFDHTEQPSFSAAPTSSEAMQHMNAAVNMTGISDMVMGPTNNENVAFQPAEASQRYQVNAPVDKPADDGYNWRKYGQKVVKGSDCPRSYYKCTHPNCPVKKKVEHAEDGQISEIIYKGKHNHQRPPNKRAKDGSSSAADQNEQSNDTVSGLSGIKRDQEAIYGMSEQLSGLSEGDDMDDGESRPHEADDKESDSKKRNIQISSQRTSAEAKIIVQTTSEVDLLDDGYRWRKYGQKVVKGNPHPRSYYKCTYAGCNVRKHIERASSDPKAVITTYEGKHNHEPPVGRGNNQNAGNAAPSSSAQQNMQNLSSNQASLTMADFNNINQRPIGVLQFKSEE, encoded by the exons ATGTCCgcgcgccccccgccgccgccgcgcccgaggctcgcgctgccgccgcgctcGGCCGCCGAGTCGCTCTTCacgggcgccggcgacgccagtCCGGGCCCCCTCACCCTCGCCTCCGCGCTCTTCCCCTCCgaccccgacggcggcggcggcggcggcggcgtcatgacgtcgtcctcctcctccgccgcggggGCCACGAGCTTCACGCAGCTGCTCATCGGCAACCTctccgcgcctcctcctcctcctcctcctccgcagcagcagcagcagcgtgaggcggcgcgaggaggcgggGTCGCGAGGGCCGGGCCGGCGCtgtcggtggcgccgccgccgacggcggggTCGGTGTTCACCGTGCCGCCCGGGCTCAGCCCCTCCGGCCTTCTCGACTCCCCCGGGTTGCTCTTCTCGCCGGCCATG GGGGGTTTTGGGATGTCGCATCGGGAGGCTCTTGCCCAAGTCACAGCCCAAGCAAGCCATTCTCCACTCAGAATGTTCGATCACACTGAACAACCATCATTCTCAGCAGCTCCAACATCATCTGAAGCTATGCAGCATATGAATGCAGCAGTTAATATGACAGGAATTTCAGACATGGTCATGGGTCCAACAAACAATGAGAATGTAGCCTTTCAACCTGCTGAGGCGTCTCAGAGGTATCAAGTCAATGCCCCTGTTGATAAGCCTGCCGATGATGGCTATAATTGGCGGAAGTATGGTCAGAAGGTGGTGAAAGGCAGTGATTGCCCAAGAAGCTATTACAAATGTACTCACCCCAATTGTCCGGTCAAGAAAAAGGTAGAGCATGCAGAAGATGGTCAGATATCTGAGATCATATACAAAGGCAAACACAATCACCAACGTCCACCAAACAAGCGGGCAAAAGATGGCAGCTCTTCAGCAGCTGATCAAAACGAGCAATCTAATGATACCGTGTCTGGTCTGTCAGGTATTAAGAGAGATCAGGAAGCTATATATGGAATGTCTGAGCAACTATCTGGTTTAAGTGAAGGAGATGATATGGATGATGGTGAATCAAGGCCACATGAAGCAGATGACAAAGAGAGCGACAGCAAGAAAAG GAATATACAAATTTCTTCACAGAGGACTTCAGCGGAAGCTAAGATTATTGTGCAAACAACCAGTGAGGTTGATCTTTTGGATGATGGTTATAGATGGCGCAAGTATGGGCAGAAGGTGGTTAAAGGAAACCCTCATCCAAG GAGTTACTACAAGTGCACCTATGCTGGATGTAATGTTAGGAAACACATTGAGAGGGCTTCGTCAGACCCTAAGGCTGTCATAACAACTTATGAAGGAAAACATAACCATGAACCACCGGTTGGTAGGGGAAACAACCAGAATGCGGGAAATGCGGCCCCTTCAAGCAGTGCACAACAGAATATGCAGAATTTGTCTAGTAATCAAGCTTCACTTACAATGGCAGACTTCAACAACATTAACCAGAGGCCAATTGGGGTCTTACAGTTCAAAAGCGAAGAATAA
- the LOC4352302 gene encoding uncharacterized protein, with product MGSATRIVRMALHAFFSHYHPAASAAALLALPFSAAALVSRSPALLQLAAPPRAILLLQPALSRRLRRVFVAAGFPPASQLLFLLNHRLSQSIVSFLATLPLAMSFLLLAKAYAVHAVVAARGRGARRCVGGAAPSMASLVRASYPAMARTQLASFGALLSAHAAVFAALLAAFNAAEALRLGSDGRAVLALSAAGVIVYSVALANAAAVCNLATVVAAAEGGRGGARAVLRAVLLVRGDAATAVAVALPATLATAAVEGLFQLRIARPYAVTGELTSSMVCEGFLIAYIYSIICVLDTVITCMVYQTCKMSHSCDLLELEEKGDLAA from the coding sequence ATGGGGAGCGCGACGAGGATAGTGAGGATGGCGCTGCACGCCTTCTTCAGCCACTACCACCcggcggcgtccgcggcggcgctgctcgcgCTGccgttctccgccgccgcgctcgtgtcgcgctcgccggcgctgctgcagctggcggcgccgccacgcgcCATCCTCCTCCTGCAGCCCGCGCTGTCGCGGCGGCTGCGCCGGGTGTTCGTCGCCGCCGGGTTCCCGCCGGCGTCGCAGCTGCTGTTCCTCCTCAACCACCGGCTGTCCCAGTCCATCGTCTCCTTCCTCGCCACGCTCCCGCTCGCCATGtcgttcctcctcctcgccaaggCGTACGCCGtgcacgccgtcgtcgccgcgcgcggacgcggggcgcggcggtgcgtcggcggcgcggcgccgtcgATGGCGTCGCTGGTGCGCGCGAGCTACCCGGCTATGGCACGGACGCAGCTGGCCAGCTTCGGGGCGCTCCTGTCCGCGCATGCGGCGGTGTTCGCGGCGCTGTTGGCGGCGTTCAACGCGGCGGAGGCGCTGCGCCTGGGCTCCGACGGCCGCGCCGTGCTCGCGCTGTCCGCGGCGGGCGTGATCGTCTACTCCGTGGCGctcgccaacgccgccgccgtgtgcaACCTCGCCACGGTggtcgccgcggcggagggcgggcgcggcggcgcccgcgcagTCCTCAGGGCCGTCCTCCTCGTCCgcggcgacgccgccaccgccgtcgccgtggcgcTCCCGGCGACGCtcgccactgccgccgtcgAGGGCCTCTTCCAGCTCAGGATCGCCAGGCCGTACGCCGTCACCGGCGAGCTGACCTCATCAATGGTTTGTGAGGGCTTCTTGATTGCATACATCTACTCCATCATCTGTGTTCTTGACACTGTCATCACTTGCATGGTGTACCAAACCTGCAAGATGAGCCATTCTTGTGATCTCTTGGAGCTTGAGGAGAAAGGGGATTTAGCAGCATAA